AGTTGGAAATAATGGAACCTTTCAAAAGCCATCGCGGCAAAATCGCCACCCTCGACCGGGCCAACGTCGACACCGATCAGATCATCGCCAAGCAGTTCCTCAAGTCGATCAAGAGGACCGGCTACGGCGAAAGCCTCTTCTTCGATTGGCGCTACCTGCCGGACGGCAAGCCCAACCCCGATTTCGAGCTGAACCAGCCCAAATTCAAGGGGGCTTCGATCCTGGTGGCCCGCAACAACTTCGGTTGCGGCTCCTCCCGCGAGCACGCGGTCTGGGCCCTCACCCAATACGGCATCAAGGCGGTGATCGCGCCGCGCCGGGGCGACATCCCGGCCTTCGCCGACATCTTCCACAACAACAGCGTGAAGAACG
This genomic interval from bacterium contains the following:
- the leuD gene encoding 3-isopropylmalate dehydratase small subunit, yielding MEPFKSHRGKIATLDRANVDTDQIIAKQFLKSIKRTGYGESLFFDWRYLPDGKPNPDFELNQPKFKGASILVARNNFGCGSSREHAVWALTQYGIKAVIAPRRGDIPAFADIFHNNSVKNGLLNVELKESEVEEIFQMVERYEGLEATVNLEEQRITLHLPEEISFHFDIDAAIKNHLIRGLDEIGLSLQRAAEIGTFEKTHDAQTHW